In the Corynebacterium anserum genome, GCTCACGCCTTCCCCCGCCGGAACCACCCGGGTTGTCAGAACGCGGGCACGGAGAGTCATTGCTGTTCGCAGACCCACTGAGCCTTGAGTTTCCATCGGGTCTACACCATAGATGCCCACGCCCGGGCGCACCATCTGGTGATGCAAATCCGGCCGCGACACCGTCGCCGGAGTATTGGCAATGTGATTGATGGGGACTTCCATTCCCAATGAACGGCATAATTCAATAGCGCGGGCGAAACGTCGATTCTGGAGATCCGTCACTTCCCGCGCGTCGTCACTATCAGCGCTAGCAAGGTGTGTCATCAAACCGGTGACGCGGATTTTCCCCTCCCTCTCTGCCGCCGCAATCAACCTCGCAGTCTCTTCCCATTCTCGTGGCCCGACGCCACTTCTGCTCAACCCTGAATCGAACATGAGAGTGACGCTGGGAACGCAACCGCCGCTAGATTCCCAATCTTCCGCGGCACGCAGGCAAGCTTCAGTATGAGCAAGGGATGGCAACCCGAGGGTGATGTTGTGGTCAAAAACTCCGAACAGTTCTTCGCCTGGAAACCACATCCAGGCGGTCACGGGTGCATCGAATCCAGCAGCCCGAATCCGCATGGCTTCATCAATAGTCGCTACTCCCAGTTGAGTGGCGCCAGCGCTAAGAATGGTCTCAACAACCTGCCGCATGCCGTGGTTGTAGGCATCCGCTTTTACCACAGCCATCAGCTCTGCAGCGGAAACCATGGCTTTAAGGGTTCGGGTATTGTGCGCAATGGCGTCGAGGTCAATAACCATTTCCGCCAGGGTGTGTTCCTGCGGCTTGTGGCACGCAGAGCTCTCCTCGGGGGCATCCGTTGTTACTGATATCGACGGTTGGTGATTGCTCATAGAGACAGGTTAGCCTCACGGTCACGAACGTGGGCGAACCTACTCCACGGTCACGGATTTGGCCAGGTTACGCGGCTTATCAATATCGTCATTTCCACATTCGCGCGCAATATCCGCCGCAAGGAACTGCAGTGGAATGGTGGACAGGATTGGTTGAACCAGAGTGGAGGTCTGCGGGATTTCCAGCAGATAGTTTGCGAATGGCCTCACAGCCTCATCCCCTGCTTCAGCAACAACGATGGTTTTAGCACCACGAGCACGAATCTCTTGGATATTGGAGACGATCTTGGAGTGAAGGACGGGGCGCCCGTGAGGGCTTGGCACGACAACGACTACCGGTAGGTCGTCCTCAATAAGGGCGATCGGCCCGTGCTTAAGCTCACCAGCGGCAAATCCCTCCGCATGGATGTACGCCAGCTCTTTTAGCTTCAGTGCTCCCTCACAGGCAACGGGGTATCCCACATGTCGTCCTAGGAAGAGCATGGTGCGCACTGCTCCCAGTTCATGAGCTAAGTCAAGAATCTGTTGGCGAAGCTCCAGAGTTTTTTCTATCTTCTCCGGCAGTGCTTCGAGTTCGTCAAAGATGGTGGCGATCTCGTCGGAGTACTTAGTGCCACGTGCCTGGGCTAAAGCCAAACCAACTACGTAGTTTGCAGCTACTTGGGCGAGGAACGCCTTGGTTGATGCCACTCCAATTTCTGGGCCGGCATGTGTATACAAAACGGCATCCGATTCGCGGGGAATTTGGGAGCCGTTGGTATTGCATACAGCAAGAACCCGCGCTCCTTGAGACTTTGCGTGACGAACAGCTTCAAGGGTGTCGGCGGTTTCTCCGGATTGAGAAACCGCAACCACGAGTGTCTGACGATCCAGCACTGGATCACGGTAGCGGAATTCAGAGGCCACTTCGATTTCCACAGGAACCCGCACCCAGTGTTCGATGGCATACTTGGCTAACAAACCAGAGTGATAGGCCGATCCACAGGCTACGACGAAAACTTTCTCTACTTGACGCAGGTCCTCATCGGATAGGCGCTGTTCATCAAGCACCACTCGCCCGTCAACGAAGTGACCTGCAAGTGTATCGCGCACAGCCGCTGGTTGTTCGTAAATCTCCTTCATCATGAAGGAATCGAAACCATCCTTTTGCGCGGCTTCAAGATCCCAGTCGATGGTGAAAGGTTTACCTTCAACCTCATTACCTTGAAAGTCGTAGATTCTGTATTCCTCTGGGGTGATAACTACAGCGTTATCCTGCCCCAATTCGACGGCATTCTTGGTGCGATCAATGAATGCAGCAACATCCGAACCGATGAAGTTTTCACCGTCACCCACGCCGACAATCAATGGGGTTGAGCGACGGCCCGCAACGATGCGGTCGGGAGCGTCAACGTGGGTGAACAATACGGTGAAAGCACCTTCGAGACGAGCCAAAACGCTCAGGGCAGAAGCTTCGAAATCTCCTTTGGTAGCTCCTTCGTTGTAGGCCAAAGCCAGCAGATGGGCTGCTACTTCAGAATCGGTCTCTGAAACGAGCTCTATTCCCTGGCTCTCGATTTCGGCGCGTAGGGTCGCGAAATTCTCAATGATGCCGTTGTGGACGATGGCTGCTTTACCATCGAAAGAAATGTGGGGGTGCGCGTTCGTATCGTTAGGACGCCCGTGGGTTGCCCACCGGGTATGGCCAATGCAGGTCGTGCCGCTAAAGTTCTCGCGACCGACTTCATCGATGCGCTCAAGAAGGTTGGTGAGCTTGCCTTCCTTCTTTTCCAGGTGGATCTTCCCCGGTTCTACGACGGCGATTCCTGCCGAATCATAGCCACGGTATTCCATGCGTTCGAGAGCGTCCAGGCCGATCTGGAGCGCATCGGCATTCCCTACGTAACCAACGATTGCACACATACGGGAAACGATACACGGCGATAAGACGAGCGCGGGGAGTCATGTCCGGCGGGACGGCGCTTTATTTATAGTTTTCTGAAGGGGTCAAAGCTCCGCGTTTCACATCAGCTTCGACTACCCGCCGTGAACTCCCGTATTCTATTGCTCTGGCTTTGATGGCACAGTGAGGTCTGTTGAGCTGGTATTCTGCTGCGCCGCAAATGCGTGCGGTACTCATTTTTCAGTTCTTGTCCAGGTTTCGCTTACCGAATCAGGGGCATCCCCCTGCACCGAGTTCGTTGCTTCCGATAGGCTTAGTCATCGTGGCAGACAAATTAAAGAACCTTGTTCCTGCACTCGGTAAGCGTGGCCCTCACCGAGTGCTCACCGGCGACCTTTCTTTCGCGGGTATCCCCGGCCGTATCTACGTGCCTGCCGAAGGTAAGGGCATCCCTGGCCTCGCCTTTGGTCACGATTGGCGAGTAGGTGTGGATGGTTATCATGCAACTCTCCGTCACTTGGCGAGTTGGGGAATCGCCGTTGCAGCACCGGACACTGAAAAGGGATTCGTGCCGAATCATCGGGGTTTCGCCGCAGATCTGGAAACCGCTCTGCAGATCTTGGCTGGGGTTCGCCTAGGAAATGGAAACGTTACCGTCCAGCCAAATAATCTGTTTTTAGCTGGACATGGCATGGGTGCTGCTGCGGCGGTACTGGCAGCGACTGGCCGTACCGCACGTGAGAATTCCAAGCACCCAAGCGATGCTGCCCCTCTATCCGGTGTGATTGCTATTTATCCTTCGGATGCTTCCCCTAGCCCTTATGAAGCCGCAAAACACGTAGATTCCCCAGGCATGGTTCTCGCTGCCGGCTCACTGAGTAGTATCCCATCCGGAAACCCGGAGCGCTTGGCCGCATACTGGAAAGGTGACGTGGTTTACCGCAGGTTGGATAAGGCAAGTTCGGCAGGTTTCCACGAGAAATTGGCACGCAAGATGTTGATTGGTCAGGGAACTCCTGAATTTGCCAACCAGGAAACAGCTCGCGCACTGATGACCGGATTTGTTTTGGCTGAAGATGACAAAAAGTACAAGTCTTTCCGCGAACCAACTGAGCCATTGAAACACACGAAGGCCACCTCTCAAATGCAGTTGTACCGCGAGTTGCCCGAGAATGCTGACACAGTGGATAGTCTGCGCAAACTCATCAAGTAGTCACTACACGCTTCTGCTTCCTTTCGGGGTGTCCAAAGACCTGGTTTTCACTGACCGCGGCTCAGCCACTCGTCGCATCAGGCACTTGGTGGAACATCCCGAAACGTGCTTTGAAATGGGTGCGATTCCCCGCCTCTATTCATTGAAAATCCCCAGTCCCCCTCTCCTGTCCTGGCCATGGTAGTAACGAGGAGGGACTCGACTCTCAGCTGATTCCTGAGACCCTTTCTCTAGGGTTTCGTTTTTTCTAAACTCATCGGTGTTATTCGTTCCCAAGTGGCGTAGTTTTTCGGTTTGTTTCTCTATCTCTCGTTCAAATTCTCCTACTATTTTCTCTACATGAGTGAGATAATTGTCTAGAATCATCTGATATTTGTGTTTATTCACCATTGACCACTCCTCAACAGTTCGTACTGGACATCGCTAGACGCTGCGACACTGGTCGTTCCACTGTTATCTCTCACGTATTGTCCAGTTGGGTATTGTCCAGTCGGGCCATCCGCGTTGGTGTCAGCCGAACTATTCAGACCGCTCACCCAAATGTCGGGACTCCAATGTGGATCAGCACTACCAGGAGCCGCCTCTAGCCTCCCGGGTGCTGCTTCGGGATCCACGGGCGATATCGGAGTGTTAGATTCACTTCTTCCTGCGACTAGTTCCCCGTCTGCACCAGGCGCTGGATCCACACCAGATTCTTCCTCAAGCGCCGGATTTTCCTCTAGGGTTGTTACTTGTTCTGGGGTGGGATTTTGTGTTGTTGCTGAGTTTGGGTCCAGGTTTTCTGCCGAGGAAGCTACCGGCTTATCTACCGCACCCACGGGCACCGATGGATGGCTGCTCTTATCAAATCCCGCATAACGGGGCGGCTCGGAATTTTCAGATACCTGGATCTTTTCAGCGGGCTCTGTGGAAGACTTCATATCCTGAGTTTCTTCCCCTGATATGTCTTTTTCCTTAGCTTTCTTCTCTGAACTTTCTTGTTCCGAGGTGCATTTCTCTTCGCATTTTTGCTCCGATGCATCCGCTTTCTGATTTTCCGCCTCCGGTGAGCATGCTTCCCGCTCTCCTGCTTCCGATACACAAGGTGCCTCAACCTCGGTCTCAGGAGGACATACTTTCTGAAGATTATCTTCAGCCTCATCTCTACCTAGCTTGTGTCCGTCGCAGGGCGTCGGTTCAGACGGGCAGTGTTCACCATTGGATTCGGGCGGACACAGAGATTCATTTACTGCTCCGGCAAACTGATCCCACAAATGAGCAGCTTTGCCGAGCCCCTGCTGCACACCTGCATGGATCTGGCCCATACCCGTCTGAATGTGATGTTGAATGTCTTGAGAAGTAGAAACCGACGGTATGTCCTGGGTGGTGGGTACTTGCGGTGGACAGTTTTGCGCTGGAATAAGACTCGAAAGCTCCGCTGATCCCGCCCCTATCAGAGAAGAAACCAGCCCGCTCTGTGGCAAACGCTGATCACCACAATTATGGGAGGCTCCAGCCAGACCTTCCAGCGGAGAAGTCTGTAGGCTCTGTGCCGGTTGAATAGGCGCCATGACATTGACAGATGGAATGCGTTCCTTGGCACCTTCCATCCCGGAACTAGGTGGAACAGTTACCGTTGACATGGTGGTATTCGGCGCAGCTGCAGAGGGTGCCTCTTCGATAGACCGTTTTTCCTCATGCTGCTCCGGCCCATCAGTTTCGCACAACCTCTGCACTGCGGAGCCTGCAGCCTCCGTATCACAGCGTTTCGGTGCTGCAGACTCTGCCTCATCTGTTTTCCCCTGACAGACAGCTGCTGCAGAATTCCCTGGCTGAGCCGCTTTTTGATGATCATCTATAAGGGCATCCATGCACCCCTCAAGAGACGCATTTCGCCGTTGTAGAATGCCAAGAATCACGCTCACGGCTTTATGCAAGATCGGTTCAATAACCACCATTGGGCCCGCGCCATCACCTAGAGCCCCTCGTATTAGTCTCACGAATTTGCACGTCGTTGAGACAATCTTTTCCACATGAGCGACACAGGAACCGTCCATCGCCTCCATGCAATGCACCGCATGATCAGTGGATTGTCTGCTCTGCTCCACCGTGCGCTCATGTTCAGATTGCTCTCGAGCCGCAGCATCAATTGCAGCAGAAGGTTGACCGTCACCCACTCCCTCAAGAAAATCACCCGTCATCAAAACACCAGATACAAAGGAACCAGCCGCCCCCAACACCTCTAACAGCCCTTTAACGACGCTGGCTCCCCCAGCACCCGCAACTGCCGGCAAGGCACGCTGTAGCTCTCCAGAATGTACAGCAGGTACCAGATGTCTGCGGATGGCCTGTAAATCCATGCCTTCTGTGAAGTGCGCAAGTCCTCGCAACGCACCAACGACAACGCCTACTCTTTCCAGTTCATCAATGGCCGTGTTAAGCCTTAGTTGGTTGCTCACTGATTACCCCCACCATTGAACGACACAGCATTGCCCTCGTCAGCCGTACGGACAGCTTCGATTAATTCTGCTCCAGACGCTGCAGCTTGTTGCAATCTGCGGGCATGGGCGACCCTGACATCATGTGCTCTGTTCACTAACTGCAGCAGTTGATTTCCCTTTATCTGCAGACCATTCCCAAACGCAGACAATGGCACTTGAGGTTTCAACGCTTGTAATTGTTCCTCCCACTGACTCTGCTCTGTCTGCAACTTATGCGCTCCGTGCAAAGCCTGCTCTGGTTCGGTAGTCAGCACCATGAGAATCCCCCCTTTTCGAATCATCTGCCCCATAAGACTCCAGAGTCTGAGAAATGGTTCACTCAGAAAACGCCACCCCAAAATATTGACCACCCGAACTGCCGGCCACCCCAAAAAAGACGACGCGAACTTCCAACCATCCCACACTGCACACGGCAGTTTTCCAGGGATAGATGGTGGCAAGTTATCGTGGCGTCGGGAAAGGAATTAACAACCCCTGTTCATGCTGGCCTAAACCATAGCCACCACAGCAGCTAGCTGACCGGCTATCTTCCGCGCTGTTCCAGAATCCTCAGCCTCAACCATCACCCGGAAAAGCTCCTCAGTACCAGATGGACGCAACAAGACTCGACCCGTCTCCCCCAATGTCTCCTTCGCTTTCTGGATAGCCTCGACCACCTGAGGATGCTGGGCAATACGGGTTTTGTCCTCCACAGGCACGTTAATCAACGTCTGTGGAAGCACCGTCATCACAGATGCCAATTCGCTCAACGGCTTGCCCGTGATCGCCATGCGAGCCATGATCGACAAGCCCGTCAGCGTTCCATCACCAGTCGTGCCATGCTCAGGAATCACGATGTGCCCGGACTGCTCACCCCCCAGGGAATAATCTCCCGCGCGCAAATCAGCCAAGACATAACGATCGCCAACTGCGGTCTCCCGCATAGAAATACCATGCTCCTTCATAGCCAACTTCAGACCCAAGTTGGACATGACAGTGGCCACGAGGGTGTTCTTCTTAAGTTCCCCATCTTCCTTCATCGCCACCGCGAGGATTGCCATAATCTGATCGCCATCCACAACATTGCCCTCAGAATCCACAGCGAGGCAACGGTCGGCATCTCCATCGTGGGCAAGGCCAATATCCGCCTGATGCTCCACGACTGCCTTCTGGATCACCTCGATATGAGTGGACCCCACGCCATCGTTGATGTTGTAGGAATTGGGGTGATTGTGGATCGCGATTACCTCGGCGCCAGCACTGCGATAAGCCTCTGGAGCTGCAGTAAACGCCGCACCATTAGCGCAATCCACGACCACACGAATCCCATCCAACGGAGTGGGAACCGCGTTGCGCAAATGACTCAAATAACGATCCAACGCGTTGTCAGACTCATCAATAATGCGCCCAATGGCTGCACCCGTTGGCCCCGTCTCCGGTAATGCCAACATGGTCGCTTCAATCTCATCTTCGACCGCGTCATCCAACTTGTGGCCACCAGCGGCGAAAAACTTTATGCCGTTATCTGGCATCGGGTTGTGAGAAGCGGAAATCATCACACCCATGTCTGCGCCAAAAGCATCCGTCAAATAAGCGACCGCGGGCGTCGGTAATATTCCCACATCCAGTACGTCCACACCCTGAGCAGCCATACCTGAAGCCAACGCAGCGGTAAGCATCTCGCCAGACACACGAGGATCACGACCGACCACAGCCGTCGGGCGACGGTTGCCCTGCGCCTCGTGGTCTACGAGAACCCGGGCAGCGGCAGCACCCAACTTCATTGCAAGAGGAGCGGTGAGTTTCTCATTAGCTAAGCCGCGCACTCCATCTGTTCCAAAGAGTTTTGCCATAGGAGACAAGTCTACACGTGCGCTCACAGGCCCTCCCGCTCAGTCGTCAATTAGAAATTGCATTCCACCTGCGGTAATTAAACGCTTGCAGGCGCTGTTAACCGCTCACGGAAGCATGCAATCACTCATGGTTGAACAGTGTGCACGCACTAGTGATCCAACAGTGAAGAATCGAGTTCTCCATGTCGGGAACAGCGAGCGTTCCAGCCATCAGGACGTACCTGCACTATCATGCGCCGCCCACAAAGCTGGCAGTAACGCGCCACATCCAAACCAGCAGCCGCTGCAAAATGAACTCTCACCTGCGCTGGATTCGCACAGTCACGGAGGTCTTGGCCAGTATTCGGATGAAATAGCGGTGGCACTCCGAAGAGTACAGCCTGCGCAAGCGGACTATCTTGTATCACTACGTCATCCATTTCCGTGTTTCCTGCCGCACGAGTTGTAGGAGGCCGCCTAGGGGAGATTGCGGAGAGAAGCGGGTACTCATAACATCGACAATTCCCTCGGCACTTTACAGAGCCTTGATAGGAAGATCGATGCGATGCAACATATCCACATCTTTCTCAATGGCCTGACCCAAAGTGGTCAAATAATTGCCGGCAATGATGGCATTAATGCCGCCCAGTAAGCCCTTCTCTGTGCCGTCATCGCCCAGGGACAGCTCGCGGCCTCCAGCAAAACGCAACGTGGTCTTCGGCATAGCAAAACGGAACATAGCCACGGCGCGTAAACCTTCACCCACCGGCACGAGGGGGCGATCAGCAAAAGGCGTTCCCGGGCGAGGATCCAGGAAGTTCATCGGTACCTCACAAGGCTCAATTTCCGCCAACTGAGCCGCGAATTCAGCACGCTGTTCTAAAGATTCTCCCATGCCAATAATTCCGCCGGAACAAATCTCCATGCCCACGCGACGCACATTGTCCAACGTCTCACGGCGCTCGTCCCAACTATGAGTGGTGACGACTTTAGGGAAGAAACTGCGGGAGGTCTCCAGATTGTGGTTATAACGACGCACGCCCATATCCTTAAGCTGCTGCGCCTGCTCCAGAGTCAATGTGCCCAGTGAGCAACTGATATCGATCTCGATTTCCTTGTTGATCGCTTCTACCGCTTCACCGACTTGCTCCAACAGCGCATGATCCGGGCCTTTTACCGCAGCCACGATACAAAACTCTGTCGCACCTGATTTTCTCGTGCGCTTAGCGGCTTCGACTAAGTCTCCGATATTGAGCCGTGCAGCACGGACCGGTGATTCAAAAAGTCCTGACTGGGAACAGAAGTGACAGTCTTCAGGGCAACCACCAGTTTTAATTGAAATAATGCCTTCTACTTCCACATCGGGACCACACCATTTCAAGCGAGTCTGATGCGCGACGTCAGCCATCTCTTCTAAGTCCGAGTCTGGTAGATGCAGAACCTGTAGAAGCTCTTCCTGCGTGAGTCCTTCACCTTTGTCTAGAGCCTTAGTGCGGGCTGTTTCCAAAATGTCACTCATGTTTAGGCACGTTAACCCAGAACATGAACACCGTTCAAGGCTATTTTGAACATCGTTTAATTATTGTTGAGAGGTAGATATCTAGACGAGACACAAACACACACGTCATAGCCCCTAAGACAGTCTCCCCTACCCTCGATATAGGCTCACAGAATTATCGGAAACCCCCCTCAGATGATCCCTTTCAATTTATAAACACACATCTACAGTGTTCTAGTTCTATGTCCACTTAACTATTGCACCCACCGATACAGTGAGCTACGCGCAGCCACCCAGGTAGTGAGTTATCCGGGATTGTTCCAGAGCCGAGTAGTGCACTAGCCAAACATACTTAGGAATTAACTATGCCGATTTCTAAGAAATGCGAACAATGTGGACTGAAGACACAACCCCCACCCTGCCCGAAGACAGTGTGGGGGTTGGAGACAGTACGCGAAAAACTTAACGCTTGGAGTACTGCGGAGCACGGCGTGCCTTGTGCAGACCAGCCTTCTTACGCTCAACCGCACGAGCGTCGCGGGTCAGGAAGCCCGCCTTCTTCAGCTGAGTGCGCTCCTCTGGGTTGTACTTGTTCAGAGCACGGGCGATAGCCAGGCGGAATGCGCCGGCCTGACCGGACGGCCCGCCGCCCTTCAGGTTAGCCACGATGTCGAACTGGTTCTCGCGCTCCAGCAATACCAGCGGAGCTTTGATGAGCTGCTGGTGCAGCTTGTTAGGGAAGTAGTCCTCCAAGGTACGGCCGTTGCAGATGAACTGGCCGGAACCCTGCACCATGCGGACGCGGACGATAGCTTCCTTGCGGCGACCGACAGTCTGGATAGTGCCTTCGAAGAGCTCAGGAGCAGCTGGGGCTTCCTCGTCGGCAGCCTCGGTAGCTACAGAGTCACCGATGGTTGCCACGAACTCTTCATTCACAGCATCAGCAGCGGTGTACTCGCCTTCGTAGTTGTTCTCGTTGTTCTCAGTCATTACTGTGCCACCTGCTTGATCTCGTAGGTCTCTGGCTTCTGAGCCTCAAAGGTGTGCTCTGGGCCTGCGAAGACGCGAAGCTTCTTGATGGAAGCGCGGGAGAGCTTGTTGTGTGGCATCATGCCACGAACTGCCTCTTCCACAACACGCTCTGGGTGCAGCTCCAGGGAGCGGCCCAAGGTCATGGACTTCAGGCCACCTGGGTAGCCGGAGTGGCGGTAGCGCATCTCGCGCTCGCGCTTATTGGAGGAAACATGCACCTTGTCAGCATTGATGATGATGACATTGTCACCGCAGTCAACGTTCGGTGCGTAGTATGGCTTCTTCTTACCACGCAGCAAATCCGCTGCTGTCACGGCAAGACGGCCCAGTACCACATCAGTGGCGTCGATGACGTACCACTTACGGGTAATGTCACCGCTCTTTGGGTGGAAAGTAGTCACGTTGGACTCCTTGAGTCTTATTGGAGCTGCCAGCCAGGCGCTGCTCTCACAGGATCTGTTGGTGACTAGCACGATCAATGGAATCTGCGAGTGCCCGTGGCGGCCGGTTGGGACCCACGGACGACCACGTTCCCTGCGAAGGGACGTGTGCAACCCGATAAACTCTACCCGAACAGCAACGTCTCCCCAAAATCATGACTCCCCGCCACTCATTACTCCTCATTGGGGCGCACGGTAAAAATTGCCCAACAAGGGCGATTCAATCTTCGTATCTGCCTATACAGGACAATCGCAACCAACCCCCGAATGGCACAGCTCGGTAGAGCTGCAAAAACTCAGCAGAATCGCAGAAAAATCCGCATAGCAAAACCGCAGCCGTACCCCTTACTATTCCTGGAACGTATTTCTTACTGCTTTGGAAAAGGATGAAGGCACCACTGCGGACATCAAGGTTCTTGCAGTAGGTAATTAACGCACTGCGCACCCCGTTTTTGCATTTTTCTGAACTCTTATGCCCAGCTGTTAGCCGCATTCATGTTGATCTGACTCATACGGTCATTGGAGTCCCGTACAGCCATCGCCACTTGTCCGAGCACGATGTTCAACTCATGTGCGCTGTTATCCCACTTGTGTTGAGCTGCTTGGTATGCCGTTGCAGATTCACCCTCCCACTGGGTAACTAATGGCTGAAGATCGTGCTTGAGATTATCTAGAATCCCGTCGATCCGGTTTTTCGTGCTGTTGATATCCTCAGCCGCTTGAGCGATCTGGGCAAAGTTATAGTGAATCATGATGTGTCCTCCCCTGATGTGACGAATTCAATGTGCTGTTGAAAGTTTGCTCGTGCTTAGCCTCGGAATGCGGATACGTTTTCCGCTTCAGCGTCATCGAAGCCTGTGGCGTTTGCTCGAATGTTATCTGCGATACTGTTCAACGCCTCACGCAACTGGCGTGCATTATCATTCCAACGCTCCATCAACCCCGCGAAGGAATTTTGCGCATCGTCCTTCCAACTCGCAGCTACGTCTTGCACCACACCTTGGAGGCGAGTCAATTCTCCTTGCACTTCGCCGTTGATCCGATCCACTTTCGCGGCGGCGCTATTCATAGTTGAAATATCTGTTTGAAAGCTCATCTCTAGCCCTCCCCTAACTACTCGGCAACAATACGCCCAGTGAGATTCCAGATTGTTTATCTCCCCACGATGGCGTTGGTTAATCAGAAGGAAGCTATGCGAATCTCCTGCACATCCTCCTTCTACATACATAAGACTCCGCACACGCTGTATTGGTTCACCCACCGCTCCATTTCCCCACACTGAATTCCCTGCCTCAGGTGCGTTCTTTTGCAACCATCACCCCTACGCGGTGCGCAGTAACTTCGTGACGTGTTGCTCAGAGACTTGCGCTATTCAGAGGTTTTCAGCGTTTCGTCTTCAGATCCGGACCAGCGATATCCGCAGCTTGATCACACTTTTCCAGTCGCGGACCGGTGACTTCTCTAAACTGACAACCGATGGAAACTTGATGTCCCTCTACTAAACGCACATGCCAGAGAGTCGTCGATTCTGGATACGCTTCCTCGTAACTCACCGGGGATCGTCCCGCCACACGTACCCCCTCCGCATTGTCGATTGCTTTTAGCACCGCGGCATCCAACTGTTCCTGGGAATTTAACGGAGTCTTCTTCGCACTAACTAACACACGCATTCCAGGATCTGCTGACATAAATTCTTCTCGATCCGCCGTAGCCCCTATACGCCTCCATCCTTGCAGTTCCATACGCACTGGAACATCGGCTCTGTTCATAGACGCAGGACGCATCTCCTGCCCTTGAATATGGTGCTCACGCCACGGCGGCTCAGGCGTTGCCGTCTGGTTCGGTTGTGCAGGTCTGTCACGCGCTCCTTCCGTGGCTCTATCCTCTGTATCCCCTGGTTCTTGCCCCGGTTCCGTTATTAGCTCCGCGTTTTCTCCCGCATTCTTTTCTTCGACGCTACCTCTCCCCTGGTCACCAGCAACAACTGACTGAGCATCGGTGTCTCTCAACACGGATATAACGGAAACTCCACCGATAGCGAAGAGCATTACCGCACCGATAGCTGCAGCGAGCTTTAACGGCGATGTATGCACTACGTGTCCTTGCGGTGACCGAAGCCACCGTGATTTCCAATGTGGTTTGCTCTCGTCAGCTTGGTCGTCGTGTTCCCACCGAGCTATTTTCTGCCGAGCTTCCTCCAGATCATGGGCAATCCACAGAGCACGGTCTGCGTCGATCTTCCTTGCTCTCACTCCCACACAACACAAGT is a window encoding:
- the glmS gene encoding glutamine--fructose-6-phosphate transaminase (isomerizing), with the translated sequence MCAIVGYVGNADALQIGLDALERMEYRGYDSAGIAVVEPGKIHLEKKEGKLTNLLERIDEVGRENFSGTTCIGHTRWATHGRPNDTNAHPHISFDGKAAIVHNGIIENFATLRAEIESQGIELVSETDSEVAAHLLALAYNEGATKGDFEASALSVLARLEGAFTVLFTHVDAPDRIVAGRRSTPLIVGVGDGENFIGSDVAAFIDRTKNAVELGQDNAVVITPEEYRIYDFQGNEVEGKPFTIDWDLEAAQKDGFDSFMMKEIYEQPAAVRDTLAGHFVDGRVVLDEQRLSDEDLRQVEKVFVVACGSAYHSGLLAKYAIEHWVRVPVEIEVASEFRYRDPVLDRQTLVVAVSQSGETADTLEAVRHAKSQGARVLAVCNTNGSQIPRESDAVLYTHAGPEIGVASTKAFLAQVAANYVVGLALAQARGTKYSDEIATIFDELEALPEKIEKTLELRQQILDLAHELGAVRTMLFLGRHVGYPVACEGALKLKELAYIHAEGFAAGELKHGPIALIEDDLPVVVVVPSPHGRPVLHSKIVSNIQEIRARGAKTIVVAEAGDEAVRPFANYLLEIPQTSTLVQPILSTIPLQFLAADIARECGNDDIDKPRNLAKSVTVE
- a CDS encoding alpha/beta hydrolase, encoding MADKLKNLVPALGKRGPHRVLTGDLSFAGIPGRIYVPAEGKGIPGLAFGHDWRVGVDGYHATLRHLASWGIAVAAPDTEKGFVPNHRGFAADLETALQILAGVRLGNGNVTVQPNNLFLAGHGMGAAAAVLAATGRTARENSKHPSDAAPLSGVIAIYPSDASPSPYEAAKHVDSPGMVLAAGSLSSIPSGNPERLAAYWKGDVVYRRLDKASSAGFHEKLARKMLIGQGTPEFANQETARALMTGFVLAEDDKKYKSFREPTEPLKHTKATSQMQLYRELPENADTVDSLRKLIK
- the glmM gene encoding phosphoglucosamine mutase, whose amino-acid sequence is MAKLFGTDGVRGLANEKLTAPLAMKLGAAAARVLVDHEAQGNRRPTAVVGRDPRVSGEMLTAALASGMAAQGVDVLDVGILPTPAVAYLTDAFGADMGVMISASHNPMPDNGIKFFAAGGHKLDDAVEDEIEATMLALPETGPTGAAIGRIIDESDNALDRYLSHLRNAVPTPLDGIRVVVDCANGAAFTAAPEAYRSAGAEVIAIHNHPNSYNINDGVGSTHIEVIQKAVVEHQADIGLAHDGDADRCLAVDSEGNVVDGDQIMAILAVAMKEDGELKKNTLVATVMSNLGLKLAMKEHGISMRETAVGDRYVLADLRAGDYSLGGEQSGHIVIPEHGTTGDGTLTGLSIMARMAITGKPLSELASVMTVLPQTLINVPVEDKTRIAQHPQVVEAIQKAKETLGETGRVLLRPSGTEELFRVMVEAEDSGTARKIAGQLAAVVAMV
- the bioB gene encoding biotin synthase BioB, whose amino-acid sequence is MSDILETARTKALDKGEGLTQEELLQVLHLPDSDLEEMADVAHQTRLKWCGPDVEVEGIISIKTGGCPEDCHFCSQSGLFESPVRAARLNIGDLVEAAKRTRKSGATEFCIVAAVKGPDHALLEQVGEAVEAINKEIEIDISCSLGTLTLEQAQQLKDMGVRRYNHNLETSRSFFPKVVTTHSWDERRETLDNVRRVGMEICSGGIIGMGESLEQRAEFAAQLAEIEPCEVPMNFLDPRPGTPFADRPLVPVGEGLRAVAMFRFAMPKTTLRFAGGRELSLGDDGTEKGLLGGINAIIAGNYLTTLGQAIEKDVDMLHRIDLPIKAL
- the rpsI gene encoding 30S ribosomal protein S9, with protein sequence MTENNENNYEGEYTAADAVNEEFVATIGDSVATEAADEEAPAAPELFEGTIQTVGRRKEAIVRVRMVQGSGQFICNGRTLEDYFPNKLHQQLIKAPLVLLERENQFDIVANLKGGGPSGQAGAFRLAIARALNKYNPEERTQLKKAGFLTRDARAVERKKAGLHKARRAPQYSKR
- the rplM gene encoding 50S ribosomal protein L13 translates to MTTFHPKSGDITRKWYVIDATDVVLGRLAVTAADLLRGKKKPYYAPNVDCGDNVIIINADKVHVSSNKREREMRYRHSGYPGGLKSMTLGRSLELHPERVVEEAVRGMMPHNKLSRASIKKLRVFAGPEHTFEAQKPETYEIKQVAQ
- a CDS encoding WXG100 family type VII secretion target produces the protein MIHYNFAQIAQAAEDINSTKNRIDGILDNLKHDLQPLVTQWEGESATAYQAAQHKWDNSAHELNIVLGQVAMAVRDSNDRMSQINMNAANSWA